Genomic DNA from Psychrilyobacter piezotolerans:
TGTTATTTCAATTTCCATGTGTAACTCCCCCTTTAAAATATGAATAGTATGAGACTTTAATTTGGTATTTCGTAAGTTATGAAATATATCAATTTTAGATTTTTTCTATTGAGTCTTTGGATTTATTGATTTTATATCTAATTTTTTAGTTCCACCACATAGTTCGTATGTATACTTTACTAGTTTTTTTTACTAAACTCCCTCTTCTTTGACACTATCTTTTTTTAAATTAGGCTCTATTTTAAATCAATGTTGATAATGAGCATAATTAAAGTGGACAAGTATAAAACGACCACTTTAAGTGACAAATTCCTATAGTATATTTCAAATTTATGATATTAATCAATATTTTTGATTGAGCTACTATTTTGTCCAATAATATTCCCTTCATCATCAGTAATAAAAGTACCTTTTGTAGCATCTAATATTACATATTGATTACCCCAAGGGTCTTTTACAACAGCACATTTTCCTATTTTTATATCAAAAGGTCCACATATAATTTCTCCACCTGCTCTTTTTATTTCTACAATTGTATCTATTACTGATTCTACTTTAATGTCAATCTCTTGTGCTTTTCGCTCATTTTGAATAACAATTTCCGCTATTCCTTCGCTCATTCCAAGACCTATTGCTGAATCGGATTGCCATATAATTTTCAATCCAAGTTTATTGCAATAATATTCTAATCCATCCTGTAAATTAGGAATATAAAATTGCACACAGTCTATATTTTTAAATATTGGTTGTTTTGATATCTCCATTTGTATCCCCCTTTTAAATTCACTTAATAAATACTAGGTTAATTGTAATATTTTAACTTTTTTTTAACTTTTTTACAATATTTTTAATTCTCTCAATAGTATCAAGTTGTTGTAGGGGGGGAATCCTAAGATAGTCATAGGTCTTATTCTGCGATAGCTTAGCAAGATAAATACTAAACCCCTTCGGAACTTTCTCCTTGTTTTCCTCTTTCTTTCAATAAAGACAGAGGATATAGTTAAAATAAAAGTAAAATAATTTAGGAAACTTCGGTAGCTGGGCGAAGTCGAAGCTACCCTACTTTCTCCTTCTTTCTGATCGCATTTAAAATAATTACCTATCGATCCCCCCGTCTTTATGATCGCATTTAAAATAAATGATTGCTTATCATTTATTTTGAAAATCGCGATATCGTGGGGGCTAGG
This window encodes:
- a CDS encoding VOC family protein, giving the protein MEISKQPIFKNIDCVQFYIPNLQDGLEYYCNKLGLKIIWQSDSAIGLGMSEGIAEIVIQNERKAQEIDIKVESVIDTIVEIKRAGGEIICGPFDIKIGKCAVVKDPWGNQYVILDATKGTFITDDEGNIIGQNSSSIKNID